The Elusimicrobiota bacterium region CACCGTAGAAAGCAAATCAATTAATCTTGCTGAATGGGGGTGAGGTTTTTTGTGTTGAATATTAATAACCCCCACCACATTGTTTTTGATCATGACCGGAACAGATAGAAAAGCTTCATATTGATCTTCGGGAAGCGTTCCCAAGAACCGAGGGTCTTGGTGGGACCCTTTGGCGATCGCCACGACTCTGTGATGTTTGGCCACCCATCCCGTGATACCCAGTCCCATTTTGATGCGAATGTGCCCAATTTCATGAGGATGAGGCGTTTTCGAAGCCGATAAAACCAAGTCCTGGGTGGCTGGGTCGAGTAGATAAAGGAAACAAGCGTCCGCTTTGGTGAGCCGGCTCACCAAATGGATGGTTTCATTTAACGTTTGCTGTAATTCAAGTGTGGAAGCGAATAAGGAGGAGAGGTCGGAAAAAACCTTCAGTTCATCGAAATCGTCTTTTTTGGAGAGAATTTTTTTCATGGGTTAAAAGTGCCGGAATAATAGCAATTCAAATGTTACACTTGGGTCCTTCGACATGGAAAGTTTCAATCCAACTACAAAATCTGCAGGTTGGCTGTCTCGGCTCAGGGCCATTATGTTTGGTGATCATGATGACGCGGACACAGTTCTTCATGCATTGGCTAGAGCCATTGAAGCGAAGGATCCCTATACACTTGGGCATGCCGATCGCGTGTCTCAATATGCGACGGATCTTGGAAAATCTTTGGGGGTCAATGGCAAAGATCTGGATGTTCTTCAAAAAGGGGGTCTGTTGCATGACTTGGGAAAAATCGCCATTCCAGATGCGATTTTGTTGAAACCCGGAAAATATACGGACGAAGAATTTTCTGTTATGAAGCGCCATCCAGTTTTGGGATGCGATATCTGTGAAAAACTGCGAACAGTTCAAGAGGCTCTGCCGGTTATACGCCATCATCACGAACGGTTGGATGGGTCTGGTTATCCCGATGGTCTTAAAGGCAATCAAATTTCACCATTGGTGCGGGTTGTGACGGTGGTTGACATTTATGACGCTTTGAGGTCCCGTCGCAGCTACAAAGATCCGTTTTCTTTGGATAAATCTTTTGAAATTATGTGGGACGAGGTAGCCCGTGGATGGTGGGATAAAAACATCCTTGCGTTGTGGGAAAAACTCGTTCGCTCCAACAATACCAACCATTACCCACCCGCGTAACGTTATCTGGGTCGAGTCGCTCCCATGGACAAGTGATTTTTATGGAAAAAATTCTATTTCATCTTTCTTTTGTCTCTTATGGGATCTGCTCATTCCTTTTTCTTGGCTATGCGTTAACAAGACGTGAGCGATGGGCTGTTTTTGCAAATGGGGCCTTGCGAGCGGCTGTTACTTTTCATTTTTTTAGTTTGGTGGTAAGAACCTTTGTCGGGCGTCAAATGCCGGGACATGATTTTTATGTTCCCTGGAGCAATTGGTTCGAGTCTTTTTCTTTTTTCGCTTTTGTGATCGCGCTCGAATATCTGGTGGTACAGCTCAGGCGTGAATTGCCCATCCTGGGGGTATTTATAACCCCGTTCATTTTCTTCATTTTGATGGTGGCTCTCAAATCCCCCGTGGGCATGCAGATTCCCACGTTGAATCCCGTACTTCAATCTCCGTGGCTGGCGGTCCATGTGTCGCTCATGTTTGTGGCTTATGCGGCTTTCGCCAATGCCTTTGGTGTGGGACTTGCGTTTTTGGTTCAGGAACGCCAAATAAAATCACACAAACCCACGGGCCTTATTTTCCGAATGCCTTCCTTGGATGAACTGGATCATATGATCTATCGCATCATTTGGTGGGCGGTTCCTGTGCTGACCATGGGGCTTTTGTTGGGATCTCATTGGGCTTATTTGGCTTGGGGGCGATATTGGGGTTGGGACCCCAAAGAGATATCGGCGGCCATCACCTGGGCCTCCTATTTTTTCTATCTGTTGATGCGTTCCCCGTTCGGGTGGCGGGGGCGAAAAGCGGTCCTCTTATCGATTATTGGATTTCTGATTATGTTGGGTTCCTATATCGGCGTGAATCACTATTCCCCCTTGCATGATTTTTTGACCGCACATGACCACACGGAAAATTCTTCCATGAAATCTAAGGGATCCGCCGACCAGGCCCTTCCCTAGGATTAGGTTCGTATATGGGTTTAATTTCAATTGGACTTTCTCACAAAACGGCTCCCGTTGAACTGAGAGAAAGGTTGACCATCCCACCCCAACAATTGGGTTCTGCTCTGGACCAATTGTTTTTAATCGGAGAGCTTTCGGAGGCGGTTATCCTCTCAACATGCAATCGACTCGAAATATATGCTCGCCCAGAAAAAAACCGTACCAATGCGCTTGATTCCGTTAAAAAATTTTTTCAAGGCATGTATGGTTCTCCTCGATTGGAGCAAGCGTTGGCGCAGTATGAAGGATTAGCGGCGGTTGAACATCTCTTTAGAGTGGCATCCGGTTTGGACTCCATGGTGGTGGGGGAATCTGAAATTTTGGGACAAGTGAAATCGGCTTACCTTTTCTCTCAAAGTCATGGGACCACGGGAAAAATAACCAATGTATTATTTCAACGGGCTCTTTTTGTGGGGAAACAAATTCGAACCAAAACCGCCATTTCAGAGGGGGCCAGTTCCGTGGGCAGTATCGCCGCGCAGATGGCCGAACGAATTTTTGGGCAGCTCAATCAGCATCGTGTCTTGTTGTTGGGAGCGGGCGAGGTGGCTGAAGTTACGGCGCGACATCTGCTTAGCCAAAAGGCGGGGGAAGTTATGATCCTCAATCGAACACGTGAAAAAGCTGAGATCCTCGCCAAACAATTCAACGGCCAAGCGGGTTCTATGGATAATTTATTTGATGAATTGTTGAAAGCAGACATTGTCATTTGTTCAACCGCTTCGGAAAAACCTTTGATTTCACCGGCCTTGGTGACATCCATTATGAAAGCAAGGCGCGACAAATCTCTCTATTTTGTGGACATCGCCGTTCCGCGCAATGTGGCTGCTGAGGTGAATGAAATTGACAATGTCTATCTTTACAACATTGATCATTTAACAAGCCTGGTTGAAGAGAATTTGGGAAAACGTAAGGTTGAGATGGTCCAAGCGGAGTCTATGGTCCGTGAGTTGGCTGTTGATTTTTATTCTTGGATTCAGGCGACCTTGGAAGGGAAAACCAAGGCGCTCAAGCACGTGATATGAAACTTCGAATTGGTTCCCGGGGATCAAAGTTAGCGGTGATGCAAGCCCATTGGGTTGCCTCTGCTCTCAAAGAGAAAAATCCAGAATTGGATATTTCATTTGTGGAGATAACAACCACAGGGGATCGTGATCAAAGCCCCACCTTTCAACAAGCTGGAGGAAAGGGCGTTTTCGTTAAAGAAATTGAAGAAGCGCTCTTGGCAGATCAGATTGATCTAGCCGTTCATTCATTAAAGGATGTACCTCAAGAACTTCCTGCCGGACTGAGGTTGGGGCCCTTTCCCGAACGAGAAGATGTGAGAGATGCGGTGATTTCTCGTTTCGGAGAATTGTTGGGAGAGTTGCCCCGGCGGTCCATTGTGGGGTCCAGTTCTCCTCGGCGCCGATCCCAAACGGCCTATTTGTTTAAAAAGCGTTCTTATAACCTTGAGCCTTTACGAGGCAACATTGACACCCGAATCAAGAAGCTTCATGAAGGCCAATATGACGCCATTATTCTTGCCGCGGCAGGCCTCAAGCGTTTGGGTTTGGATATTGAAATAACGCATATTCTTGAGCCGACCGTTTTCCTCCCTGCGGCCACGCAAGGATGTTTGGGTTTGGAGTTGAGAGAGGGAGATGCAACCATTTTGTCTTTGCTTGAGGCGATTGCGGATAGATCCGCCAATATCACGGCCCCTGCTGAGCGTGCTTTTCTCCAAGGGGTGGGAGGCAATTGTTTTGTTCCTGTGGGAGCGTACTCCACGTTGGTGGGAGACCAATTGAAAATGAAGGCGGTGATGCTCGACCCAACAGGCGAACGAGCTGTTTATGCCGAAGAAAGTGGGTCCATGACCGAACCTCAATTGGTGGGTTACCAATTAGCGGAACGGTTGCTTCACGCGGGCGGATCTGAACTCATGGGTCCATCGTGAACAAAAAGAAAGGTGTGGTTGGTTTGGTAGGGGCGGGTCCGGGCGATCCTGGGCTCATAACACTTCGCGGATATCAACTGCTTAAGAAAGCGGATGTGGTGCTTGTGGATGCCTTGGTCAATCCTCAAATATTGAAAGGACTGAAGGGGAAAATTATTTACGCGGGCAAGCGTGGGCCCGGCGCGCTCCATGGTTCGGAACACAACACACCTCAAGAAGAGATTAATCAAACCCTTGTCCGATGGGCCAAGCGTGGAGCCAGAGTGGTTCGGCTGAAGGGAGGAGATCCTTTTGTTTTTGGCCGGGGCAGCGAAGAGATGCAGGCGCTCTGGAAAGAGAATATTGATGTTGAAATTGTTCCTGGGGTCACCTCCGCCATTGCGGCTCCCGCAGTGGCCGGTATTCCGGTGACGGACCGAAGATGGGCTTCGCAAGTCACTTTCGTGACAGGGCATGGACAAGCGCGCACCAGAGGGACAGATCCGGTGGCTCCGCTTGTGGATTGGAAGAACATGTCTCCCAACGGAACTTTGGTGATCCTCATGGGGGTGGCGAGTTGGAAAAATATTAAACGAAAGTTATTGGCCGCCGGTTTTCCTCCTGATTTTCCAGTGGCGGCCGTTGAATCGGGAACGAACGTAAACCAGCGAGTGATAATAACCACTTTAAAAAAATCTTTTTTTGATTTTTCAGTTTCCAAGTTGATGTCCCCAGCTGTTATTGTGCTTGGTGATGTGGTTCGTTTGTCGCCTTATTTTTCACAGAAGAAGAGATGGAAGCCGCTTGCGGGAAAGCGTGTGGTGGTGACTCGGCCGTTGAAGCAGAATAGGGATGTCGTCAATCAACTTCAAGACATGGGAGCTGAAGTTTTGGTGAGTCCCGCCATTCGCGTTCAACCATTGTCAGGAAAAATCCATTTGGATGGGAAAAGATGGGACCACATCATTTTTTTAAGCGCCAATGCCGTTCGACATTTTTCACCGCTTAGGAAGGAATTCCCATTTCTGAAATCAGTCACCGCTTTCTGTGTGGGTGATCAAACAAAACAGGTTGCGATTAAACAAAAATGGTTGGTTGAAAAATTGCCGCGCCGTTTTTCTTCAGGTCATTTACTGAAACATATGGGATCTGTTCGTGGGAAACGGTTCCTTGTTCCTCGTGTTCAAGGAGCGCCGAGGGAATTTATCGATGAATTGTTAAAGCGAGGAGCTTTCGTTCAACCTA contains the following coding sequences:
- the rpfG gene encoding Cyclic di-GMP phosphodiesterase response regulator RpfG, with the translated sequence MESFNPTTKSAGWLSRLRAIMFGDHDDADTVLHALARAIEAKDPYTLGHADRVSQYATDLGKSLGVNGKDLDVLQKGGLLHDLGKIAIPDAILLKPGKYTDEEFSVMKRHPVLGCDICEKLRTVQEALPVIRHHHERLDGSGYPDGLKGNQISPLVRVVTVVDIYDALRSRRSYKDPFSLDKSFEIMWDEVARGWWDKNILALWEKLVRSNNTNHYPPA
- the ccsA_2 gene encoding Cytochrome c biogenesis protein CcsA is translated as MEKILFHLSFVSYGICSFLFLGYALTRRERWAVFANGALRAAVTFHFFSLVVRTFVGRQMPGHDFYVPWSNWFESFSFFAFVIALEYLVVQLRRELPILGVFITPFIFFILMVALKSPVGMQIPTLNPVLQSPWLAVHVSLMFVAYAAFANAFGVGLAFLVQERQIKSHKPTGLIFRMPSLDELDHMIYRIIWWAVPVLTMGLLLGSHWAYLAWGRYWGWDPKEISAAITWASYFFYLLMRSPFGWRGRKAVLLSIIGFLIMLGSYIGVNHYSPLHDFLTAHDHTENSSMKSKGSADQALP
- the hemA gene encoding Glutamyl-tRNA reductase, with protein sequence MGLISIGLSHKTAPVELRERLTIPPQQLGSALDQLFLIGELSEAVILSTCNRLEIYARPEKNRTNALDSVKKFFQGMYGSPRLEQALAQYEGLAAVEHLFRVASGLDSMVVGESEILGQVKSAYLFSQSHGTTGKITNVLFQRALFVGKQIRTKTAISEGASSVGSIAAQMAERIFGQLNQHRVLLLGAGEVAEVTARHLLSQKAGEVMILNRTREKAEILAKQFNGQAGSMDNLFDELLKADIVICSTASEKPLISPALVTSIMKARRDKSLYFVDIAVPRNVAAEVNEIDNVYLYNIDHLTSLVEENLGKRKVEMVQAESMVRELAVDFYSWIQATLEGKTKALKHVI
- the hemC gene encoding Porphobilinogen deaminase; its protein translation is MKLRIGSRGSKLAVMQAHWVASALKEKNPELDISFVEITTTGDRDQSPTFQQAGGKGVFVKEIEEALLADQIDLAVHSLKDVPQELPAGLRLGPFPEREDVRDAVISRFGELLGELPRRSIVGSSSPRRRSQTAYLFKKRSYNLEPLRGNIDTRIKKLHEGQYDAIILAAAGLKRLGLDIEITHILEPTVFLPAATQGCLGLELREGDATILSLLEAIADRSANITAPAERAFLQGVGGNCFVPVGAYSTLVGDQLKMKAVMLDPTGERAVYAEESGSMTEPQLVGYQLAERLLHAGGSELMGPS
- the cysG_1 gene encoding Siroheme synthase, translating into MNKKKGVVGLVGAGPGDPGLITLRGYQLLKKADVVLVDALVNPQILKGLKGKIIYAGKRGPGALHGSEHNTPQEEINQTLVRWAKRGARVVRLKGGDPFVFGRGSEEMQALWKENIDVEIVPGVTSAIAAPAVAGIPVTDRRWASQVTFVTGHGQARTRGTDPVAPLVDWKNMSPNGTLVILMGVASWKNIKRKLLAAGFPPDFPVAAVESGTNVNQRVIITTLKKSFFDFSVSKLMSPAVIVLGDVVRLSPYFSQKKRWKPLAGKRVVVTRPLKQNRDVVNQLQDMGAEVLVSPAIRVQPLSGKIHLDGKRWDHIIFLSANAVRHFSPLRKEFPFLKSVTAFCVGDQTKQVAIKQKWLVEKLPRRFSSGHLLKHMGSVRGKRFLVPRVQGAPREFIDELLKRGAFVQPIEVYKNIAIPPSKEMKREILKGVHAVIFTSASTARSFLIHFSGPEKTRIFKKAKAVSMGPQTSKAIRSQGVHSILEARNATIKNLIQTLEHL